CTTGATGGGCTCAATCGTGAGCGGCGAGAGATTGAGTCGACTATGCAAGAGCAAGCAGTAACTCATCTGGAAAATTTGGTTTTTCAAGGAGAAGAGAGGGCGCCACTAGGCTATTGTTTATTTGATGAATCGTGGCATCAAGGCGTAATCGGCCTGCTCGCTGCTCGCATTCGGGAGCGGGTCTATCGTCCAGTAATTGCTTTTGCTCCCCATGATAGTGAGGAGTTGAAGGGATCGGCCCGTTCCATTCCAGGGCTTCACATTCGTGATGCTTTGGATAGAGTAGCAACTTGCTATCCCGATTTGCTGACTAAATTTGGTGGTCATGCGATGGCTGCCGGTTTAAGTTTGCGGCGGGGCCATCTAGAGCCCTTCCGCGTTGCTTTTTTGGAGGTACTAGAAACTCTGCTTGATAAGGAAGCCTTGGAGGATGTTATTCTCAGCGATGGCAGCTTAGAACAGTGGGATCTAGAAATGGCGGAAACCTTGCGGAACGGTGGTCCTTGGGGGCAGGGATTTCCGGAGCCCTTGTTTGATGGGGTATTTCGGGTAGCAGGGTTTCGTATTGTGGGCGAAGCGCACCTTAAGCTGACGCTGACGACCCTGGATGGTCGACAGCAACTGGAAGGAATTGCCTTTCGCTGCCTCCCACCCGACGGGTTTGCGCTTGGCATAAAAATAAGGCTTGCTTATCGGTTGGATGTCAATATATATCGAGGTTCGCGGACAGCGCAATTGATGGTGGAGCACTTAGAGTTGATTTAATTTAGGCAGATATGGCAAAGCCTTTTAAAATTATTGGACTCATCGGCAAGCAAAAAGATCCCCGGATAGCCGAGTCATTACAGCAGGTCGCCGATTTTTTGGTGGCAAAAGGGTTGACGCTCATGATTGATCAGGAGACCGCCGCCCTTTTTCCTAGCCACCATTGGGAGGCCGTAACGCGCCATGAATTAGGCCAGCGTTGTGACTTGGCGATTGTCGTTGGCGGTGATGGAACTTTACTCCATGTTGCGCGGAGTCTAGCGGACTCAGGGATTCCCCTGCTTGGTATCAAACTGGGCCGGCTTGGATTCCTTGCTGATGTGCTGCCGGAAGCTTTGGGCACGGATCTGGCTGCGATGTTAGCGGGACACTACCGGGAAGAGGAGAGATTTTTGCTTCAGGCGGAACTGGAACAGGAGAGTCAATCTTATCTTATTGGTACGGCTTTGAATGATATCACTACACATATTCGAGAAGTGGTCCGCTTGATTGAGTTTGAGACTTACATCAACGGTCGTTTTCTCAATAGTCAGCGTTCCGATGGTTTAGTAGTAGCGACACCCACCGGTTCCACCGCCTATGCGCTTTCCGCAGGCGGACCTATCCTGGATGTCAATCTCAATGCGATGGTGCTGGTCTCTATTTGTCCTCATGCTCTCAGCAACCGGCCCCTTGTTATCGATGCCGATAGCTTGGTTGAGATCGTAATTAGTGAATATAACACCACGCCGGGTCAAGTGAGCTGTGACGGCCAGCCAGGAATAGCCTTAAAGGTGGGTGATAAGGTCAAGATATATAAGCGGCCAGGCAGGGTTCGGTTGATCCATCCAACAGCTCATGACCACTATTCCATTTTACGTGCCAAGCTGCACTGGGGGCGAAAGCTCGGGTGATTAGAGAGCTGCTTGTTCGGGATCTCGCTATTATCACTGAGTTAGTGTTGCCCCTGGAAACGGGGATGACAGCCTTGACAGGAGAAACCGGGGCAGGAAAATCTATTTTGGTAGATGCGCTGGGGCTAGTGCTGGGCGACCGGGGGGATGTGAATTTAATACGCCATGGCCAAGAACGGGCCGAAGTGAGCGCTATTTTTGAGCTTGGTGCTAATCGAGCCCTATTGACTTGGCTCCAAGCGCGGGACTTGGAACAGGATGAGGAATGCGTACTGCGGCGTATATTAAGCCGCGAGGGCCGATCGCGGGCCTATATTAATGGGCGTCCCGTGCCTATCCAAACATTGCGGGAAGTGGGGAGACAGCTGGTGGATATTTATGGCCAGCATGCTCACCAGTCTCTGTTGCGGCCCGGCGTTCAACGCTCTCTTCTGGATGCCTATGGCGCTCACACCTTGCTTTTTGATGAGTGGGATCGAGCTTACCGGCATTGGCGGCAGCTCAGCCAAGCCTTGGAGACTCTGACCCAAACGGCTGGTGAACAGGCCGCTCGTCTGGAATTGCTCCGCTATCAGGTTGAGGAGCTGGAGGCTTTCCGGGCTGAGCCAGGAGAGCTGGCGCGGCTGGAACAGGAACAACAGCAGCTAGCCCATGGGGCTGAATTGGTGCAAGGGGTTGAGCTGGCGCTGGATTTGCTGTACCAAAATGAGCAGGGCGCAATTTATGCGTTACTTGGCAAAGTAAGCCGCCAACTGGCGCAATTGGGAGCTATCGATCCTAAATTGACCCCCCTGGTGGAGTTGCTGGAAAACGCTGCTATTCAAATAGATGAGGCCGTTGGCGGGTTACGCCATTATTTGGATTCCATGGACATTGACCCGGAGCGTCTGCGGTGGGTTGAAGAGCGTCTATCCGGTTTCTATGATTTGGCGCGCAAGCATCGAATTGCGCCAGCAGAGCTCCCAACGTTAGCGGAACACCTGGCATCAGAACTGAGGCAGATGGAGAGCGTTGATAATCGCCTTGGCAATCTGCAAGGGGAATTTGCTACTGCTTTGCAAACATGCCGGGCGCTGGCTGCCGATCTTAGCAAGGCCCGCGCCAGCGCAGCGGTAAAGTTAGCGCAAGGGGTCACCGAGGTGATGCAGTCTTTAGCCATGCCAGGAGGTTGTTTTAAGGTCATTCTGGCTTCCTTGAAGGAGCAGGAATTTTCAGCCCATGGCGCGGAACAGGTCCAGTTTCAGGTGAGTGCTAATCCTGGCCAGCCTCCGGGGCCTTTGAGCAAAGTCGCTTCAGGTGGGGAGTTATCACGTATTGGGCTGGCTATCCAGGTTCTGACTTCCCAATGGGGTGGGGTCTCGGCCTTAATCTTTGATGAGGTAGATGTGGGAATTGGAGGGGCCGTGGCAGAGACCGTGGGCGCCCGGCTGCGGGAGCTTGCTAAATATCGGCAGGTACTCTGTGTGACTCATCTTCCTCAGGTTGCCGCCCAAGCGCACGCTCAAATCCGCATAAGTAAATCTTACCAAAAGAAAACAGCCATTGTTGAGCTTACCTGCCTCGATGAGAAAGAGCGGGTAGAGGAGATTGCCCGTATGTTAGGAGGGCGGGAAATTACTGAACGTTCCCGTGCCCACGCCCATGAAATGCTAGAAATGGTCCGGCGAATAGAGTAAGGATTTCGGTGAAAGTTATGAAATATTCCTGGAGTACGCCAGGGGGGTAAAATCAGGGGGCAGAGAAGTCTCCCGAAGCTCTTTTTTCAGGGAAGAAAACGGATTTGTAAAATACTACCAGCCCATGCCACATTAGTTCTTAAATATCCGTTGATAAGGAGATGAACGCATGAACTGGGAATTACTGGGAGATTTTAACTGGGAATTATTGGGGAACTTTTTTGCCGCGCTAGTGGGGATACTCAACCCCGTTGGAAAGATTGCGGTCTGGTCCGAGCTGGCTGGTGATTTGCCTCCACCGGTTCGCTTTCGATTAGCTTTGTGGAACTGCCTGATTGCCGCTGGATTGCTGCTCTTATTCTTATGGCAGGGCCAGTCCATTTTGAGCTTTTTTGGGATTCAGCTCCCCGCTTTTAAAGTAGGGGGAGGCGCCCTTCTATTCATTACGGCGGTTTCCCTCTTTGAAGGAAAAGTAAAGGAGAACTTTCATCTCCCGCAGGAAGGAAAATCCGGGCCGAATCCTCCATCCATGCCTCAATCTCCCGTTCAGAGCGGGCTCGCTTGGATTACTTCTTTTTTTCGCGGGCATCGGGTACCTGCAGAGAAAGAGAAGTCAAGATCGTCCTCTGAGCTTGAGGTCCAGCGCTTGCTTCCCCACACCATAGTGCCGATGGCGGTTCCCTTGCTGGCAGGGCCAGGGACCTTGACCATAGCCATTCTTTTCGGTCTCAGGGCAGAGGGTAGGGGTGAATTTTTGCAGCTTTCGGGAGTGTTGTTATTGAGCCTTTTCTTTGTCCTAGGTTTGCTTAGCGTAGGTCCTTGGCTTGAGAGACGAGTAGGAAAGCCTTTGCTTTCGGCTTTGATGCGAATTTTTGCGTTGCTGCTAGCGGGAATTGCTGCTCAGCTTATCCTTGAGGGACTGGAACCCGTTATATCGGGAGTCGCTCTGTAGTATTTCTCCTTGGCGTAAGTGTTGAGCTCAAAGGAAACCCATGGCATTGCGGGGCAATATTATCAAGGAAGGATTATAAGGTTCGGCTTGTCCGTTTTAACCGAAAGGTGCGGGCCACGATCAGGAGAGCAAAGAAGTCATAAAGAGTATGCACCACCATGGGTATGAGTAAATTTCGCTGCCCGCTGGCATCAAGCAAGAGGCCAAGATAAGTGCCCATCAATCCTGCTAGTAATGCGTAGGCTTGGGTAATGAAGTGGGCTAGGGCAAATATCAGATTGCTGCCTATTAAACCTAGCGTGGTTCCTCCTACGGACTCTATCCAAGGCTGCAGAAAGCCGCGAAAAAATAATTCTTCGCAAATACCGGCAAGCAGCGCAATGAGCAGTAAATCGTACCAGCGGCAAGTATCCAGATAAGGACCCAGGGTTTCGATTAGAAACCGCTTGATGGGCTCTAATGGCCCCACTGGAAAGCGGTAGGAGAGCCAAAAGAGCACCATCAAGGGCAGGGTTCCCACTACGGCTAAGCCAAATGCGGGCCAGCTAAAGATAAGGTGGGCAAGTGGATCGACGCCGGCAAGCCACCCCAAGATCCAGCCCGCGAGCGCTAACCCACCTTCAAACACAATCGTTAGGGTAAGAAAATTTACCCGATTGAGAAGAGGGTGGGGAGGAGAGGCCAATATCTTAGCGATGATTCAGGGAGGCTGGGTTTTTCAAAAGGTAGGTTAAGTTTTTTTTACCTTTTGATCCTTACTGAACTCAGCCTGTTGGCAATCAGCGCAGATACCGTAAATGTAGAGGCAATGATCCGTCATATTGAATCCGGCCTTACGAGCAAGTTCTTCTTGCTGCTTTTCAATGATTTCATTTACAAACTCTTCGATTTTACCGCAGCGGACACATAATAGATGATCATGGTGCTCGCCACTATCCATTTCGAATACAGAATGGACACCGCCACTCTGGCCTCCTTCAAAGTAGTGACGGGAAACGAGGCCAGCGGCTTCAAATTGGGTAAGTACCCGGTAGACGGTAGCAAGCCCAATTTCTTCACCTTGATCAAGCAAGGCTTTATAAACATCCTCCGCGCTCATATGGCGCTGAGAACTGGTTTCCAGGATTTCTAGCACTTTAAGGCGTGGTAAAGTTACCTTAAGGCCAGCTTTGCGCAGGTCTTGGCTTTCCAAGATACGGGTCCTCATCATAGAATGTTCTTTAGGGGGTTACTGTCAGGTATCATCGCTCTCCGTTACTGGGATGACAGTAACCGTTAACGAATCCTTAACTATCTATTATCGGAGTTAACTGCTTACGTGTTGCAATTATCAGCTTATGGGCATTCACCGACCGAGCTCCTGCCCGGTTGCTCACTACGTTTTTCCTGCTTCATCGGAGCCCCTATTCTCGCCCGCTTCTGCCGGGCTGTCGTTGGGAGGCTGTGCCCCTCCACAGGTATCACTTCCCGCGCTCCTCGCGGTAGCCAACGTGGATGCGCCGCTCTTCCGATAACAACCCCAGGCCGCCTTATTGCGACCACATCCTAGCCTCAATAGGTTGTATATGAAAAAAACGCCACAGTCAACAGCACTTCACATGGCCCTCGCCTTCGCAGCAAAGCTTCACTTCGCGCTCTCAGCAGGGGCTCGTCATGCGTCCATGCACTCCTTCAATGTTTAAGCTTCTCATTTTTATCGTTGGATGTGCAAGTATTGCGCTGACCGGATGTAGTATTGAGCGTTTGCCAGGTGTTTATAGAATTGATGTCCAGCAAGGTAACGTCATTACTCAAGAGATGCTGGAGAAGTTAAGCCCAGGGATGAGCAAGCAGCAAGTGAGCTTCGTTTTAGGTAGCCCTCTCCTAATTGATAGCTTCCATCCTGACCGCTGGTATTATATTTATAGCTTCAAGCCGGGTAATGAGCGCCGGAAGCAGCGCACTATTACTATGTGGTTTGAGGAAGGTAAGCTTTCCTATGTAGGTGGAGATGTTGAAATAGGCATCCAGAGGGGATTACAACAGGAACGGAGAGAGGGTCCCGTGTCAATCTCCGTGCCGCCGCGCCAGGAGGATGAGGGCTTGCTAGGCAGCTTGATGGATATGTTAGATTTTAGTGACTCTTCTTCTGAGGATGAGGATACGAAAGAAAATCTGCGGGGGAGCAGTGAAGATACTGCTTTGCCGCCTTCCCTAGAGAGTGAAATCAACAAAAACCCTGTTTTCTTCCGTTCTTCCCCCTAATTGGAGTGAAGAAAACCATTTTTACTTTGCTTGCCGTGCTTTAGTGGCTCGCTCCCGGCGAGCTTGCTTGGGATCGGCAATGAGGGGCCGGTAGATTTCTATCCGGTTACCAAAGCAAAGGGGAGCATCTCGTTTCGAGAGCTTACCAAAAATACCTACCTTATTTTTGTCCAAATCGATTTCGGGAAACTGTTCCAGAATACCCGATGCCTGGATGGCGGCTTCCAAAGTAGTATTTTCAGGCACTGATGCTTTAAGGATAACTTGCTTATCAGGACGAGCATAGGCCACCTCAACGGTCATCATTTTAACGCTGGCCATAGCAATCCTTGGCTCGGTTGCAGAAAGAATCAACGAGCGATGCGGTGATTTCGCTAAATATGGGACCAAAAGCCAGGCTAATGAGCCGGTTTGAGAATTCAAACTCCATGGCAAGGGAGACCCGGCAGCCCTCATCTTCGCCGATGGGATCAAAACGCCAAAAACCTTCTAGATGATGGAAAGGCCCCTTGATTAAACGCATCTCAATAATCTTGTTCTTTTGCATCCGATTGTGGGTGGTAAACGATTTATGGATGGCCCCACGGGCAATTTCAATAGTGGCGTAAACTTCGTCTATATTACGGCTGTGGATTTCAGTGGCGCGACACCACGGAAGGAATTTTGGATAAGCCTCAATATCATCCACGAGGGCGAACATTTCAGCCGGAGAATAGGGAACTAAAGCGCTGCGGTTTAATGTAGTCATAGAACATATAGTTTAATCGATTTAGAGCACCACTCGCATTAAGAAATATAATAATAACCGTTACCAGGGTAATAAAACGAGCGGGATAAGCCATGATGGGTACGCTTACCCACCGCCCATATTTAAATTTTTCGGCACCGGAGTTGGATTACGGAATCTAGCCGATAAATACGGCAATGATCTCTTAAGAATAACATATTCCCCGCCTTGGAGTTTCGCCATGACTAGCTAGGTGAGGACAGACCGAACCGCAGCTAGCCATGGCGAAACTCCAAGGCGGGTTATAATGTGGAGAGCCTAGGGGGGTGAAGTTAAAGCGCTTCTGTATACAGGTAGGAAAACAGCGCTATTTCTGGAATTGTGGCAAATAAAGCCATTGCTGAGAAATGCGAATTTATCGGACTGATTGAAATTTTGAATGGATAAAATTTTAATCAGTTACAATGAAGGAGTACAGGGATGTACGCCGACTCCCTAGCGAAAGCGCAGGGATAGGCTTATGGGGCGATCAGTCCCGGTCGCGAACGTTAGCCGCCAACTCCGAAAAATTGTAAGTTACCTAATTGATTATGGCTAAAAGTAAAAAGAAATCGTCCGGTACTTCAAGTAATGTCATTGCTTTGAACCGCAAGGCGCGCCATGATTATTTCATTGAAGAGCGCTACGAAGCGGGCCTTGTGCTTGAAGGCTGGGAGGTCAAGAGTCTGCGGGCAGGACGAGTACAGTTGAACGAAGGCTACTGCCTTCTTAAAGGAGGGGAGGTGTGGCTGTTCGGTGTCCACCTCAGTCCTTTGAACACCGTTTCGACCCATATTCATCCGGACCCTTTGCGAACTCGAAAACTGCTACTTCATGCCAAGGAACTGCGTAAGCTTATCGGGGCGGTGGAACGCAAGGGCTACGCATTGATTCCCTTGACTTTATATTGGAAAAGAGGGCGCGTAAAATTGGAAATTGCCTTAGCCAAGGGTAAGCAGAAATATGACAAGCGTGCTACTGAAAAAGAAAAGGAATGGACCCGGCAGAAAGAGCGTTTATTAAAAGTCCATAAATTCACACGAAGGGGACTGCCTGCTTTAGCTGGCAGGGGAATTGGCATCCTCCGTAAGTTTGTTGTTTTCCGACAAAAATCAATGTAGTATAATTTCTTTATGGAAATTGTACGCACGACTAAAACCCGGCTGGATTGGGACGTAGCAGCGGCGAAGCGCACTGTTGAGGCGTGGTCGGCAGCATGCAATGACATCAGCCAGCAGGCTTTCGCTCAGGGCTGTCTTTCCAATACCGTGCGTTTGCATCGGCTGGTTTATAGGGATATTCGCACCCGTTTTGGGCTTTCCGCCCAGGTGGCGCAGAATGCGATTCGTCACGTGGCGAGCAAGTATGCCGGTGCGCGAATAAAAAAGATTCAACTCAAGCGTCCTGTCACCTTTTCCAAACAGTGTGCGGTCGCCCTTCAAGGCGGTGAGCGTGGCCGTGACTTTGGTTTTAGGCACAAGGGCGTCAGCCTCTGGACCGTGGACGGGCGTATCAAAGGCCTTCCCTTCCACGGCGAACCTCGCCTTTGTGAATACCTTTCTGAGTGGAAGATGGGTGATGGGCGTTTGTTCATCGGCAAGGGCAAAGTGTACTTGTCGATTTCTTTTAAGCGCGAAGTCGAGACTGTCTTCAAGCCCAACGATGCCGTGGTCGGCGTAGACCGAGGTATCCGCGTATTGGCGACCGTCACCGACGGCCAACGCCAGCTTTTCTTCGGTGGCGGACACACCCACCATGTGCGCAACCGTTACGCCAAAACCCGCGCTTCTCTCCAAAAGAAAAAGGCACGAACGGGTAGCCGCTCCACGCGGCGCACCCTGAAACGGTTGTCTGGCCGAGAGCGACGCTTTATGAGAAACGATAACCACGTGATGAGTCGTCGTATCGTTGATTTTTCCAGGGACACGGGCAATCCAACGATTGCCGTAGAAGACCTAGGCGGTATCCGCAACGGGCGCAAACTTAGAAAGCAACAGCGCACGGATCTCAACCGCTGGGCCTTTTATGAGTTGGAGCAATTTATCCGTTACAAGGCGGACACCTTTGGTATGGAGGTGATCGGGGTTGACCCGAAGTACACCAGTCAGGGCTGTTCCCGCTGTGGTCATACTGAAAAAGATAATCGACATCAACATCGGTTCCTCTGCAAAGCGTGTGGTTATGAACTACACGCTGATTTAAATGCCTCTCGCAATATTCGCCTGAGAGGTATCCTGGCAAGGCAAGTTCTTTGCGAGGATGGGTCGCTGTCATGCGGCCCTGAAGCACGGCTCGTTGATCCAGGCTCGAAACCTGGGGAGGGCGCGGGCAAGCCGTCTGCTTTAGCTGTGACGGTACATGACTAACTTCTCTTGGCAGGGAACTTCTATTTTGGTTACACTGTCTCACTTAGAGTAAGTTGGAAGGGCTGATGGGTTTCTGCTGAAAGGCAGCGATACAGTTTTCTACCAAATGGTGTCAGCCATAGCAACAAGGTTTTTCTTAAAACAATTCCTGAGGGGGCGACCTGGCTTCGACGCGGGTAGCAAAACCTAAGGGGCATGCCGAGGTGCAGTGACCTCGTTAATCACGCTGCAACATTATAGTTGCCAACGACGACAACTACGCACTCGCTGCTTAAAACCCAGTAGGGTGCCGTCTGACTGAAGCCGTGCTTGTGCGTTCAGATTTCAGGCGTCGATTCTCACAAGATCGCGGTGAAGTTCTCCCAGGGCAGACCCGCTAAAACTTTACTGGGATCGCCGTATGTTTTCCTTGCCCGTCGGGTAGCATGCGGTTAAATTAATGACTGGGCTATGCATGTAGAACCGAAGGCGGAGTACTTGTGGACGCGGGTTCGATTCCCGCCGCCTCCACCAATTGAACATCCAGCGAAATCCAGAAACATCCTAAAACCCGCGTAACAGCGGGTTTTTTTATGGGTTTTTGTTTTCTCGGAGGGCCAGCAACATCCATCGACATCCAGGGGCAACCTTGGGGGCAAGCGAGTTGCCCCCATGCCACTGACAGATACTACGATTCGTAACGCCAAGCCTGGTGATAAGGCCAAAAAGCTGTTTGACAGTGGTGGGTTGTATCTGGAAGTTGCCCCCAGCGGGGGTAAGTGGTGGCGATTGAAGTACCGCTTTGGGGGCAAGGAGAAACGGCTGTCCCTGGGCGTGTATCCCGAGGTGTCACTGAAGGATGCTCGCGAGCGGCGCGATGAGGCCCGTAAACTGCTGGCCAATGAAATTGATCCCAGCGAGAACCGTAGGGCCAAGAAGGCCGCAAGGGAAGAGCGGGTGGCTAACAGTTTTGAGGTGGTAGCGCGGGAATGGTTTGCCAAGCATGTCCCCAACTGGTCGGAAAGTCATGGCGACCGGATTATCCGCCGGATTGAGCGGCGGGGGGCTTTGGAAACCGTCCACCGTGCCTTGAGCAATTGCGGGCAGGTGTTTCGGCTATGCTATTGCCACTGGCCGCGCTGCGCGCGATCCTTCTCAAGACCTGCGGGGCGCCTTGCCGCCGGTTTAAGAGTCAACACTTTGCAGCTGTCACCGAACCGAAAGAGATTGCCGAGATCCTGAGGGCCATTGGCAGCTATGTATGAAGGCACTCTCACTGTGCGCTGCGCCCTGCGTCTTGCGCCGCTGGTTTTCGTGCGGCCCGGTGAACTGCGCAAGGCCGAGTGGGTTGACATTGACTTGGATGCCGCCGAGTGGCGTTATACCGTTACCAAGACCAATACGCCCCATCGGTTCAAGCTGAAAATGCCGGGTCCCGCATAACAGACGGAATGTTGGGCAGTGGCGATCAGCTCAGCAATACGGCTTGAGGAGAGGCGGCAAAATAATGGCTCTGTGTTCATTTATTCTTGATTTCCCCCTGCCGCCAGCCCCGCCAGCACTTCCCGGAAGCTATTCAGGCCCGCTTCCAGGTTCTCGATGATCTCTTCCGCCAATTCCTCGGGCTCGGGGAGATTGTCGAGATCCGTCAGGCTTTTATCCTTGAGCCAGAATAGATCCAGGCTAGTCTTGTCCCGAGCGGCCAGCGTCTCATAATTGAATTTGCGCCAGCGGCCTTCCGGGTTTTTTTCCCCATGCCAGCTCTCCCGGCGTTCATGCCGGTTCGTTGGATGATAGCAGGCGATGAACTCGGCCAGGTCCTCATAGCGCATGGGCTTCTTTTTCAGGGTGTGGTGGACATTGGTGCGATAGTCGTAGTACCACACTTCCTTCGTCCACGGGTGCGGACTGGCCTCCCGGTTATCGAAAAAGAGCACATTAGCCTTGACCCCATGGGCATAGAAGATACCGGTGGGGAGCCGTAGGATGGTATGCAGATCGGTATTTTCCAGTAGCTTGCGGCGGATCGTTTCGCCGGCCCCGCCCTCGAACAGCACATTATCCGGCACCACCACGGCCGCCTTGCCGGTAGTCTTGAGCAGGGTGCGAATGTGCTGAACGAAGTTGAGCTGCTTATTGGAAGTGGTGGCCCAGAAGTCCTGGCGGTTGTAGGTCAGATCGTCGCTCTCCTGCTCTCCCTCCTCGTTGGTGAAGCTCATGGCGCTCTTTTTGCCGAAGGGCGGATTGGCCAGCACATAATCATAGCTCTGGCCGCTGGGGGCCACCAGGGCGTCATTAGGGGAGATGGCGCTCTCCC
This sequence is a window from Nitrosococcus oceani ATCC 19707. Protein-coding genes within it:
- a CDS encoding RnfH family protein, which gives rise to MMTVEVAYARPDKQVILKASVPENTTLEAAIQASGILEQFPEIDLDKNKVGIFGKLSKRDAPLCFGNRIEIYRPLIADPKQARRERATKARQAK
- a CDS encoding type II toxin-antitoxin system RatA family toxin, which codes for MTTLNRSALVPYSPAEMFALVDDIEAYPKFLPWCRATEIHSRNIDEVYATIEIARGAIHKSFTTHNRMQKNKIIEMRLIKGPFHHLEGFWRFDPIGEDEGCRVSLAMEFEFSNRLISLAFGPIFSEITASLVDSFCNRAKDCYGQR
- a CDS encoding RNA-guided endonuclease InsQ/TnpB family protein codes for the protein MEIVRTTKTRLDWDVAAAKRTVEAWSAACNDISQQAFAQGCLSNTVRLHRLVYRDIRTRFGLSAQVAQNAIRHVASKYAGARIKKIQLKRPVTFSKQCAVALQGGERGRDFGFRHKGVSLWTVDGRIKGLPFHGEPRLCEYLSEWKMGDGRLFIGKGKVYLSISFKREVETVFKPNDAVVGVDRGIRVLATVTDGQRQLFFGGGHTHHVRNRYAKTRASLQKKKARTGSRSTRRTLKRLSGRERRFMRNDNHVMSRRIVDFSRDTGNPTIAVEDLGGIRNGRKLRKQQRTDLNRWAFYELEQFIRYKADTFGMEVIGVDPKYTSQGCSRCGHTEKDNRHQHRFLCKACGYELHADLNASRNIRLRGILARQVLCEDGSLSCGPEARLVDPGSKPGEGAGKPSALAVTVHD
- a CDS encoding outer membrane protein assembly factor BamE, with translation MFKLLIFIVGCASIALTGCSIERLPGVYRIDVQQGNVITQEMLEKLSPGMSKQQVSFVLGSPLLIDSFHPDRWYYIYSFKPGNERRKQRTITMWFEEGKLSYVGGDVEIGIQRGLQQERREGPVSISVPPRQEDEGLLGSLMDMLDFSDSSSEDEDTKENLRGSSEDTALPPSLESEINKNPVFFRSSP
- a CDS encoding tyrosine-type recombinase/integrase; this encodes MPLTDTTIRNAKPGDKAKKLFDSGGLYLEVAPSGGKWWRLKYRFGGKEKRLSLGVYPEVSLKDARERRDEARKLLANEIDPSENRRAKKAAREERVANSFEVVAREWFAKHVPNWSESHGDRIIRRIERRGALETVHRALSNCGQVFRLCYCHWPRCARSFSRPAGRLAAGLRVNTLQLSPNRKRLPRS
- a CDS encoding NAD(+) kinase, which produces MAKPFKIIGLIGKQKDPRIAESLQQVADFLVAKGLTLMIDQETAALFPSHHWEAVTRHELGQRCDLAIVVGGDGTLLHVARSLADSGIPLLGIKLGRLGFLADVLPEALGTDLAAMLAGHYREEERFLLQAELEQESQSYLIGTALNDITTHIREVVRLIEFETYINGRFLNSQRSDGLVVATPTGSTAYALSAGGPILDVNLNAMVLVSICPHALSNRPLVIDADSLVEIVISEYNTTPGQVSCDGQPGIALKVGDKVKIYKRPGRVRLIHPTAHDHYSILRAKLHWGRKLG
- a CDS encoding type I restriction-modification system subunit M gives rise to the protein MNTASIISKVWSFCTTLRDDGVGYGDYLEQLTYLIFLKMADEYSQPPYRREVGIPPEYNWQSLKTKRGAELEGHYIALLRALGARPGMLGQIFTKAQNKIQDPAKLYRLIKMVDGVQWVMMGADIKGDIYEGLLEKNAEDTKSGAGQYFTPRALIKAIVECVRPEPDRTIADPACGTGGFFLAAYDFLSDPKHYSLDKAQKHFLKHETFHGNEIVANTRRLCLMNMFLHHIGEIDGESAISPNDALVAPSGQSYDYVLANPPFGKKSAMSFTNEEGEQESDDLTYNRQDFWATTSNKQLNFVQHIRTLLKTTGKAAVVVPDNVLFEGGAGETIRRKLLENTDLHTILRLPTGIFYAHGVKANVLFFDNREASPHPWTKEVWYYDYRTNVHHTLKKKPMRYEDLAEFIACYHPTNRHERRESWHGEKNPEGRWRKFNYETLAARDKTSLDLFWLKDKSLTDLDNLPEPEELAEEIIENLEAGLNSFREVLAGLAAGGNQE
- a CDS encoding CPBP family intramembrane glutamic endopeptidase, with translation MASPPHPLLNRVNFLTLTIVFEGGLALAGWILGWLAGVDPLAHLIFSWPAFGLAVVGTLPLMVLFWLSYRFPVGPLEPIKRFLIETLGPYLDTCRWYDLLLIALLAGICEELFFRGFLQPWIESVGGTTLGLIGSNLIFALAHFITQAYALLAGLMGTYLGLLLDASGQRNLLIPMVVHTLYDFFALLIVARTFRLKRTSRTL
- the smpB gene encoding SsrA-binding protein SmpB → MAKSKKKSSGTSSNVIALNRKARHDYFIEERYEAGLVLEGWEVKSLRAGRVQLNEGYCLLKGGEVWLFGVHLSPLNTVSTHIHPDPLRTRKLLLHAKELRKLIGAVERKGYALIPLTLYWKRGRVKLEIALAKGKQKYDKRATEKEKEWTRQKERLLKVHKFTRRGLPALAGRGIGILRKFVVFRQKSM
- the recN gene encoding DNA repair protein RecN, whose protein sequence is MIRELLVRDLAIITELVLPLETGMTALTGETGAGKSILVDALGLVLGDRGDVNLIRHGQERAEVSAIFELGANRALLTWLQARDLEQDEECVLRRILSREGRSRAYINGRPVPIQTLREVGRQLVDIYGQHAHQSLLRPGVQRSLLDAYGAHTLLFDEWDRAYRHWRQLSQALETLTQTAGEQAARLELLRYQVEELEAFRAEPGELARLEQEQQQLAHGAELVQGVELALDLLYQNEQGAIYALLGKVSRQLAQLGAIDPKLTPLVELLENAAIQIDEAVGGLRHYLDSMDIDPERLRWVEERLSGFYDLARKHRIAPAELPTLAEHLASELRQMESVDNRLGNLQGEFATALQTCRALAADLSKARASAAVKLAQGVTEVMQSLAMPGGCFKVILASLKEQEFSAHGAEQVQFQVSANPGQPPGPLSKVASGGELSRIGLAIQVLTSQWGGVSALIFDEVDVGIGGAVAETVGARLRELAKYRQVLCVTHLPQVAAQAHAQIRISKSYQKKTAIVELTCLDEKERVEEIARMLGGREITERSRAHAHEMLEMVRRIE
- a CDS encoding MarC family protein, translating into MNWELLGDFNWELLGNFFAALVGILNPVGKIAVWSELAGDLPPPVRFRLALWNCLIAAGLLLLFLWQGQSILSFFGIQLPAFKVGGGALLFITAVSLFEGKVKENFHLPQEGKSGPNPPSMPQSPVQSGLAWITSFFRGHRVPAEKEKSRSSSELEVQRLLPHTIVPMAVPLLAGPGTLTIAILFGLRAEGRGEFLQLSGVLLLSLFFVLGLLSVGPWLERRVGKPLLSALMRIFALLLAGIAAQLILEGLEPVISGVAL
- the fur gene encoding ferric iron uptake transcriptional regulator, with the translated sequence MMRTRILESQDLRKAGLKVTLPRLKVLEILETSSQRHMSAEDVYKALLDQGEEIGLATVYRVLTQFEAAGLVSRHYFEGGQSGGVHSVFEMDSGEHHDHLLCVRCGKIEEFVNEIIEKQQEELARKAGFNMTDHCLYIYGICADCQQAEFSKDQKVKKT